The window ATTCGAACTTAAAAACATTAGGGAGAGGGCAGAGAGAAAATAAAGGTGCTTCATCAAATTTTTGATTAATTGTGCCGCAATTTAGTCAATATCAATAGCTTTTTTATAGTTTTGGTATCGCCGATTTATGACAGCAATAGACATTTTACAAAAATATTGGGGATACCAGGCTTTCAGGCCGCTGCAGGAAGATATTATTGCTTCGGTTTTAGAAGGGAAAGATAGCCTGGCGCTTTTGCCAACAGGAGGCGGAAAATCGATCTGTTTTCAGGTACCGGCACTGGTAAAAGAAGGGATCTGTATAGTGGTTTCACCATTAATTGCCCTGATGAAAGATCAGGTAGAAAACCTGAAAGCCAAAGGAATCGAAGCCATTGCCATTTATGCAGGTATGGGCAAACGCGAAATCGATATTTTGCTGGATAACTGTATTTACGGTAAGATTAAGTTCCTCTATTTATCACCCGAAAGATTGCTTTCTGACTTGGTTCGTGTAAGGATTTCTTACATGAATGTGAACCTGATTGCTGTCGATGAGGCTCATTGTATTTCGCAATGGGGTTATGATTTCAGGCCACCTTACCAGCAACTGGCTAAACTCCGCGAAATCCACCCGAATGTTCCGGTACTGGCATTAACGGCTACAGCTACGGCTTTTGTTCGTGAAGATATTGTGGCTAAACTCGAGATGAAAGATCCGCAGGTTTTTATTAAAAGCTTTGCCCGCGAGAATTTAAGCTATGTGGTTTTTGGTAACGAAGATAAATACAAAAAACTGATTGATATTTGCAGCAATGTAAAAGGCACAGGCCTGGTTTACGTACGCAACCGCAGGGAAACTGCCGAAGTAGCTAATTTTTTAAACCGTAATCAAATCAAGGCCGATTATTACCATGCCGGTCTGGAAAGGGATATCCGCTTTCAGAAACAGGAAGACTGGAAACAAAACAAAACCCGTATCATGGTGGCTACCAACGCATTTGGTATGGGGATAGATAAAGCGGATGTGCGTACTGTGGTGCATTTAGACCTACCCGAAAGTTTAGAAGCCTATTACCAGGAAGCTGGCCGGGCTGGTCGTGATGAAAAAAGGAGTTATGCAGTGTTGCTGGCCAATCAATCTGACGTGATGAGTCTAGAATCACGGTATCTGGATAGCTTTCCAACTCCTGATGAAATTAGAAAAATATATCATTACATGGGCAATTACTTTCAGCTGGCTTTTGGAGCAGGAGAGGGACTTACCTTTTCTTTTGATTTAGTTGATTTTTGCAAACGTTTTAATATTAGTGTTTTAAAAACAATTTCGGGCTTAAAATTTCTGGAGCATGATGGTTACCTCACGCTTTCCGAAAGTGTGTTTTTGCCTTCTCGCATCATGTTTATTGCCAGTCATGAAGATATTTACCGTTTCCAGATCGAAAATAGAGCTTACGATGGCGTTATTAAGACCATATTGCGTTCGCATGGAGGGGCTTTTGATGGTTTTGTGAAAATAAATGAGGCAGATCTGGCCAAACGAACCGGCTTATCTTATCGCGATGTTATTGCTTTATTAAACAAACTGCAGGCGCTTGAACTGCTTAGCTATATACCACAAACAGATCAGCCACAATTGCAATATATCCGTGCTCGGGTAGATATGGATCATTTCGATCTGGATGTAAAATACCTGAGGCTAAGGAAAGAAATTTTGCACAAACAAATCAACGCCGTAGTTCAATATGCATCTTCTAACATTTGCAGGAGTATACAGCTGCTTGAATATTTTGATGAACAAAATGCTGCTAAATGTGGTGTATGTGATGTTTGCCTGGCCGAAAAAAAGGCAGAGAACCAAAGTCAACTGTTTGATGAAATAGAATTTGAAATCATTTCGCTGCTGCAACAAGAGCCCCTGGCGCTCGATGATTTGGTAATGAACATCAAAAATGGCGCTGAAAATGAACGCATCGAAATTATCCGTGAATTATTAGATGCGGGCAAGATAAAAACTGATGGGAAGAAGTATTATCTTTAGCGGGTTAAAAATGGTTAACTGTTTAAATTGTGGGAATTGGTTATTGTATAGCCTATCTCATTTAACAATTTGGCAAAATTACAATTAACCCGTTAACCGACTAAACAGTTAACCTCCTTAAAACTAAATGATAGAAAAAAACAATAAGAAAACCATCCGCTCATGGGCTTTCTTCGATTGGGCAAACTCTGCCTATAACTTGGTTATTACCTCAACTATTTTCCCGGCTTATTACACCATTATTACCACTACTAAAGAACATGGTGATAAGGTAACCTTCCTTGGCCGCGCTTATGTTAATACTTCGCTATCTAACTACGCACTGTCTTTCGCTTATCTGATTATGGCGCTGGCTTTACCTATTTTATCATCAATTGCCGATAGAAGGGGAAATAAGAAGTCATTTATGAAATTCTTTACCTATATGGGTGGTTTAGCTTGTATTGGCCTGTATTTCTTTAAACTCGATACTCTCGAAATGAGTATCATCCTGTTTGCTTTAGCAGCCATGGGTTATATTGGCGGGGTTTTATTCAGTAATTCTTACCTGCCCGAAATTGCTTCAGAGGAGCATCAGGACCGAGTAAGCGCGCAAGGCTTTTCTTATGGTTACATAGGTTCAGTTGTTTTGCAGTTAATCTGCTTTTTGTTTGTGCTAAAACCCGAATGGTTTGGCATTACCGATGCTTCTTTTCCGCCACGCTTATCATTTTTACTGGTTGGTGTATGGTGGATAGCCTTTTCGCAGATTCCTTTTTCAGTATTGCCCAACGGAACACCGCAAACCGATAAGGTTAAAACCAATATCATTAAGGATGGATTTAGTGAATTAACCAAAGTATGGGGACAGTTGAAACAGATTAAAAAATTGAAAGGATTTTTAATCTCATTCTTCTTCTATTCTATGGGTGTGCAAACCATCATGCTCGCTGCTGCAGGTTTTGCCGAAAAAACATTGAAACTTGGCACAGCTAAACTAATTGCCGTAATCCTGATTATTCAGCTGGTAGCTATTCCGGGCGCAATGTTGATGTCATACCTGGCCAAAAAAATCGGTAACGTAAATGTGTTGATAATGGTTGTATTGGTTTGGATTGGTTGCTGCGTGTACGGTTATTACATCACGAATCAGTACCAGTTTTATTCACTTTCGGCTATTGTGGGTTTAATTATGGGAGGAATTCAGTCATTATCGCGTTCTACCTATTCTAAATATTTACCTGTTGACACGCAGGATACGACCTCATTCTTTAGTTTTTATGATGTTACCGAGAAACTGGCTATTGTAATTGGCTTATTTAGTTTTGCTTACATAGAAGAAATCACTGGAAATATCCGTTATTCTATTATTGCTCTGGCGTCGTTTTTCATTATTGGTTTAGTCCTTTTATTTGTTTTGAAAAAAATCGAACGCAAAGAAGCACCAAAATTGTAAGTTTGTAGGCTAAAGAATATGATGAAAGTAGAATTATTTGTGCCCTGTTTTGTAGATCAGTTATATCCCGAAACCGCTTTTAATACCTTAAGATTGTTAGAGAAATCCGGTTACGAGGTTAGCTATAATTCAAAACAAACTTGTTGTGGACAACCGGCCTATAATGCAGGTTATTGGGATGAAGCTAAACAGGTAGGTACTAAATTCTTAAACGATTTTTCAGAAAATACTTATATCGTGGCGCCATCGGCATCATGTGTTGGAATGGTAAAAGGTGGTTTTAACGATCTGTTTACCAATACCATTGTGCATAACAAATGCCGGAGTTTACAATCGAATATCTGGGAGCTTTCCGATTTCCTGATTAAAATAGCTAAGAAAGATTATTTCGGTGCCGAACTGGAAGGAAAAGCCGTTTATCACGATTCGTGCAGTGCTTTACGCGAATGTAAAATTAAAGACGAACCCCGTCAGTTACTTTCAAAAGTACATGGTTTGGAAATGATCGAAATGGAAGATACCGATATGTGCTGTGGCTTTGGCGGTACCTTTGCGGTTAAATT is drawn from Pedobacter sp. HDW13 and contains these coding sequences:
- a CDS encoding ATP-dependent DNA helicase RecQ, whose amino-acid sequence is MTAIDILQKYWGYQAFRPLQEDIIASVLEGKDSLALLPTGGGKSICFQVPALVKEGICIVVSPLIALMKDQVENLKAKGIEAIAIYAGMGKREIDILLDNCIYGKIKFLYLSPERLLSDLVRVRISYMNVNLIAVDEAHCISQWGYDFRPPYQQLAKLREIHPNVPVLALTATATAFVREDIVAKLEMKDPQVFIKSFARENLSYVVFGNEDKYKKLIDICSNVKGTGLVYVRNRRETAEVANFLNRNQIKADYYHAGLERDIRFQKQEDWKQNKTRIMVATNAFGMGIDKADVRTVVHLDLPESLEAYYQEAGRAGRDEKRSYAVLLANQSDVMSLESRYLDSFPTPDEIRKIYHYMGNYFQLAFGAGEGLTFSFDLVDFCKRFNISVLKTISGLKFLEHDGYLTLSESVFLPSRIMFIASHEDIYRFQIENRAYDGVIKTILRSHGGAFDGFVKINEADLAKRTGLSYRDVIALLNKLQALELLSYIPQTDQPQLQYIRARVDMDHFDLDVKYLRLRKEILHKQINAVVQYASSNICRSIQLLEYFDEQNAAKCGVCDVCLAEKKAENQSQLFDEIEFEIISLLQQEPLALDDLVMNIKNGAENERIEIIRELLDAGKIKTDGKKYYL
- a CDS encoding MFS transporter, whose protein sequence is MIEKNNKKTIRSWAFFDWANSAYNLVITSTIFPAYYTIITTTKEHGDKVTFLGRAYVNTSLSNYALSFAYLIMALALPILSSIADRRGNKKSFMKFFTYMGGLACIGLYFFKLDTLEMSIILFALAAMGYIGGVLFSNSYLPEIASEEHQDRVSAQGFSYGYIGSVVLQLICFLFVLKPEWFGITDASFPPRLSFLLVGVWWIAFSQIPFSVLPNGTPQTDKVKTNIIKDGFSELTKVWGQLKQIKKLKGFLISFFFYSMGVQTIMLAAAGFAEKTLKLGTAKLIAVILIIQLVAIPGAMLMSYLAKKIGNVNVLIMVVLVWIGCCVYGYYITNQYQFYSLSAIVGLIMGGIQSLSRSTYSKYLPVDTQDTTSFFSFYDVTEKLAIVIGLFSFAYIEEITGNIRYSIIALASFFIIGLVLLFVLKKIERKEAPKL
- a CDS encoding (Fe-S)-binding protein produces the protein MKVELFVPCFVDQLYPETAFNTLRLLEKSGYEVSYNSKQTCCGQPAYNAGYWDEAKQVGTKFLNDFSENTYIVAPSASCVGMVKGGFNDLFTNTIVHNKCRSLQSNIWELSDFLIKIAKKDYFGAELEGKAVYHDSCSALRECKIKDEPRQLLSKVHGLEMIEMEDTDMCCGFGGTFAVKFDAISSAMAEQKVNHAMAQGADYIISTDLSCLLHLQGYIDKNNLPIKTMHIADVLCNGWLESTEY